Proteins encoded in a region of the Zea mays cultivar B73 chromosome 4, Zm-B73-REFERENCE-NAM-5.0, whole genome shotgun sequence genome:
- the LOC100383118 gene encoding Peptidyl-prolyl cis-trans isomerase CYP71-like gives MASDSEAAAHSTLTSTTVEDGGAHESKQEHLNGAVGTPTVGQEEEIIGPGPAPAKQRRKRPLQFEQAFLDALPSAAMYEKSYMHRDVVTHVAVSPADFFITGSADGHLKFWKKKPVGVEFAKHFRSHLSPIEGLAVSVDGLLCCTISNDRSVKIYDVVNYDMMFMIRLSFVPGAIEWVHREGDVKPKLAVSDRNTPFVHIFDTHSGSNDPIMSKEIHGGPVKVMKYNHIHDVVISADAKGLLEYWSPSTLMFPENEVRFRLKSDTNLFEIAKCKTTVSAIEVSNDGTQFAVTSPDRRIRVFWFKTGKLRRVYDESLDVAQDLQRSDVPLYHLDAIDFGRRMAVEKEIEKTENVPQPNAVFDESCNFLIYATLLGVKIVNLHTNKVSRILGKVENNERFLRIALYQGDKGNKKVRKIPSVAANVNDSKEPLSDPTLLCCAFKKHRIYLFSRREPEEPEDATKGRDVFNEKPPPEELLSASDLGKTATTSLPDNLVLHTSMGDIHLRLYPEECPKTVENFTTHCRNGYYDNLIFHRVIKGFMIQTGDPLGDGTGGQSIWGTEFEDEFHKSLRHDRPFTLSMANAGPNTNGSQFFFTTVATPWLDNKHTVFGRVVKGMDVVQQIEKVKTDKNDKPYQDVKILNVTVPKT, from the exons ATGGCGTCGGACAGCGAGGCGGCAGCGCATTCTACCTTAACGAGCACGACAGTGGAGGACGGTGGTGCGCACGAGAGCAAGCAGGAACACCTCAATGGCGCGGTGGGCACCCCCACGGTTGGGCAGGAGGAAGAGATAATCGGGCCGGGCCCAGCGCCGGCGAAGCAGCGGCGGAAGCGCCCTCTCCAGTTCGAGCAGGCGTTCCTCGACGCCCTCCCCTCCGCCGCCAT GTACGAGAAGAGCTATATGCATCGGGATGTCGTCACGCACGTCGCTGTATCTCCTGCTGACTTCTTCATCACTGGGAGCGCAGATG GGCATCTGAAGTTTTGGAAGAAGAAACCTGTTGGGGTTGAATTTGCTAAACATTTTCGGTCTCATCTCAGTCCCATCGAAGGTCTAGCT GTGAGTGTTGATGGATTGCTTTGCTGCACGATATCAAACGATCGGTCTGTGAAGATATATGATGTTGTAAACTATGACATGATGTTCATGATACGTCTCTCATTTGTTCCTGGGGCTATTGAGTGGGTTCATCGAGAAGGAGATGTTAAACCAAAACTTGCCGTTAGTGACCGAAATACACCTTTCGTTCACATATTTGATACCCATTCTGGTTCAAATGACCCAATCATGTCCAAAGAG ATTCATGGTGGCCCTGTCAAAGTTATGAAATATAACCACATTCATGATGTTGTTATATCTGCTGATGCCAAAGGACTGTTGGAATATTGGTCTCCATCTACCCTCATGTTTCCAGAAAATGA GGTGAGGTTTCGCCTGAAATCAGATACAAATCTATTTGAAATTGCGAAATGCAAGACTACTGTGTCTGCTATTGAG GTAAGCAATGATGGCACTCAATTTGCTGTCACATCCCCTGATCGCAGGATACGTGTATTTTGGTTCAAAACTGGAAAATTAAGACGTGTATATGACGAGTCCCTAGAT GTGGCGCAAGATCTTCAAAGAAGTGATGTTCCATTGTATCACCTTGATGCTATTGATTTTGGACGAcgaatggctgtggagaaggaaaTAGAGAAAACAGAAAATGTTCCACAACCTAATGCTGTCTTTGATGAGAGTTGCAATTTTCTTATTTATGCTACCCTTTTGGGTGTAAAG ATTGTGAATTTGCACACAAATAAGGTTTCCCGTATCCTGGGGAAGGTAGAGAACAATGAGAGGTTTCTGAGAATTGCACTATACCAAGGAGACAAAGGCAACAAGAAGGTTAGAAAAATTCCTTCAGTAGCTGCCAATGTCAATGATAGCAAGGAACCATTATCAGACCCAACGCTGCTGTGTTGTGCTTTCAAGAAGCATCGGATATATCTCTTTAG TCGTAGGGAACCAGAAGAGCCTGAAGATGCAACTAAGGGTAGAGATGTTTTCAATGAAAAACCACCGCCAGAAGAGCTTTTGTCTGCATCAGACCTAGGAAAAACTGCTACAACATCATTGCCTGATAATTTG GTGCTACATACTTCTATGGGTGACATTCACTTGAGACTATATCCAGAAGAGTGTCCAAAAACTGttgaaaacttcactacccattgTCGGAATGGTTATTATGACAATCTTATATTTCATCGTGTGATTAAAGGATTCATGATTCAGACTGGAGATCCTTTGGGGGATGGTACTGGTGGACAATCAATCTGGGGCACAGAATTTGAAGATGAATTTCACAAGAG CTTGAGGCATGATAGGCCTTTTACACTTTCCATGGCCAATGCGGGACCTAACACCAATGGTTCTCAATTCTTCTTCACCACTGTAGCAACTCCATGGCTAGATAACAAACACACAGTGTTTGGTAGAGTTGTGAAAGGGATGGATGTTGTCCAG CAAATTGAGAAGGTCAAGACTGACAAGAATGACAAACCATATCAAGATGTAAAAATCTTGAATGTTACAGTTCCCAAGACATAA